The following coding sequences lie in one Paramormyrops kingsleyae isolate MSU_618 chromosome 15, PKINGS_0.4, whole genome shotgun sequence genomic window:
- the LOC111860525 gene encoding 5-hydroxytryptamine receptor 3A-like: protein MDKRVQGGAAPRIQTGIPGLNGREELALFICILCLYAPNITRAVTLNCSQPDAKSLYVEIEKTFYLSAVRPVYSLKTPTNVTLSVTLYSILGVDEKTQILTTYLWLNLEWYVEYLSWDPVQCGTAVVTLPRKKLWVPDIGINECMDGDTSPKTTYVYLYSSGLVSDSRPVRAISSCNLDIYTFPFDVQNCSLTFNSYTYLDYDLRVDMGISGEETLRYSKLVMTTIGEWELLDIKAIKVTQYNFSNETYDTIVYHIVMRRRPTMYVVNLLIPSCFLMIVDLLSFLLPPEAVDRATFKMTIILGYTVFLLIMNDLLPITGNRLPLLNVVFSVCLALMVASLLETIIITKILCKSNHSAVPHWVKILVFKYLAWLVRFPQKPGDQVTDTHSTTTEASSAFFISHDAMKLVEPAKDTEAQDRTRLAGPAVEELKKLSQDLLAIRSHAEEHLPDYRADDEWTQIGHIIDRFLFILYLLFISFSIITFTVFWVIWSSQ, encoded by the exons ATGGACAAAAGAGTGCAG GGGGGAGCAGCTCCCAGAATTCAGACGGGTATCCCTGGGCTGAACGGCAGGGAAGAGCTGGCGCTTTTCATTTGCATTCTCTGTCTTTATG CTCCAAACATAACGCGTGCTGTAACACTGAACTGCTCCCAGCCTGATGCTAAATCGCTCTACGTGGAAATAGAAAAGACATTCTACCTAAGCGCCGTCCGTCCCGTGTACAGCCTGAAGACACCCACCAATGTCACTCTCTCAGTAACACTCTATAGTATCCTCGGGGTG GATGAAAAGACACAGATATTAACGACTTACCTTTGGCTTAACCTG GAATGGTACGTTGAGTATCTGAGCTGGGACCCTGTGCAGTGTGGAACAGCAGTGGTCACTCTTCCCAGGAAGAAGCTTTGGGTGCCAGATATTGGTATTAATGAGTG CATGGATGGTGACACTTCCCCCAAAACCACATACGTGTACCTGTACTCCTCTGGACTGGTATCTGACAGCCGGCCAGTGAGAGCCATCAGCTCCTGTAACCTGGACATCTACACCTTTCCGTTTGATGTCCAGAACTGCTCGTTGACCTTTAATTCCTACACGTACCTTG ATTATGACCTTCGGGTGGATATGGGCATTTCAGGCGAGGAGACACTGAGATATTCCAAGCTGGTGATGACGACTATTGGGGAGTGGGAACTACTAGACATCAAAGCTATTAAAGTTACTCAATACAATTTTTCCAATGAAACTTATGACACAATTGTCTACCAT ATCGTCATGAGACGCAGGCCCACCATGTATGTGGTGAACCTCCTGATCCCCAGCTGCTTCCTCATGATCGTGGACCTCTTAAGCTTTCTTCTGCCACCAGAGGCTGTAGACCGTGCCACCTTCAAGATGACCATCATCTTGGGCTACACTGTATTCCTGCTCATCATGAATGATTTGCTACCTATTACCGGAAATAGACTTCCACTCCTTA ATGTCgtcttctctgtctgcctggctTTGATGGTAGCAAGCCTTCTGGAGACTATCATCATTACCAAAATCCTGTGCAAATCCAACCACTCCGCAGTACCTCACTGGGTCAAGATCCTCGTTTTTAAATACCTGGCCTGGCTTGTTCGCTTTCCCCAGAAACCGGGTGATCAGGTGACAGATACCCACTCCACTACTACTGAGG CTTCCTCAGCCTTTTTCATTTCGCATGATGCCATGAAATTAGTGGAGCCAGCAAAGGATACTGAGGCCCAGGACAGGACAAGACTGGCGGGTCCAGCTGTAGAGGAGCTGAAGAAACTGAGTCAGGACCTTCTAGCCATTCGCAGTCACGCAGAGGAACACCTCCCAGACTACCGCGCTGATGACGAGTGGACCCAGATTGGACACATCATCGATCGGTTTCTGTTTATCCTCTATCTCCTCTTCATTTCTTTTAGTATTATCACTTTTACTGTTTTTTGGGTGATATGGTCTTCCCAGTAG
- the LOC111860450 gene encoding receptor-transporting protein 3-like, producing the protein MNREWREIFQKRIEELGKSDSWQIERDDSIIANAPEHGWMEYIRNINGRFKCSKCKNMWPSKRVKVVFNMRLRTQEERGTVKVRFYKQKCRRCADPDFEEPRFRTDNIDLLLEKLMEKIRIKCYKEDCGEKGKFFHFDGKVDGPHETSHCEACLQGVCTKS; encoded by the exons atgaATCGAGAATGGCGGGAAATTTTCCAGAAGAGGATAGAAGAACTGGGGAAAAGTGATAGCTGGCAGATAGAACGTGATGATTCGATCATAGCAAACGCTccagaacatggatggatggagtacaTCCGCAACATCAATGGGAG GTTCAAATGCTCAAAGTGCAAGAATATGTGGCCCTCAAAAAGGGTGAAGGTGGTGTTTAACATGCGCCTGAGAACGCAGGAGGAGCGGGGCACCGTCAAGGTGCGTTTCTACAAACAGAAGTGCAGGAGATGTGCAGATCCTGATTTTGAGGAGCCCCGATTCCGAACGGACAACATAGACCTGCTTTTGGAGAAGCTAATGGAGAAAATTCGAATCAAGTGCTACAAGGAGGATTGTGGCGAGAAGGGGAAGTTCTTCCACTTTGATGGGAAGGTAGATGGTCCGCATGAGACCAGCCATTGTGAGGCCTGTCTCCAAGGCGTCTGCACTAAAAGCTGA
- the LOC111860480 gene encoding neuromedin-U receptor 1-like — MRCNSSSHPLANFTAVNEDFCLTQEEYLEKYLGPRRSSVFMPMCVVYLLIFLVGAVGNVLTCTVIARNKVMRTPTNYYLFSLAVSDLLVLMLGMPLELYEMWSNYPFVFGKGGCYFKTFLFETVCFASILIVTSLSVERYIAVIYPLKAKFVVTRTHAKRVILAMWIISVLCAIPNTSLHGIVSLPSATGQEIPESAICMLVKPRWMYNVIIQITTLLFFLLPMFTISWLYLLIGLQLKREKIQQVLKGQSAHDQDGCCNSHSQQQKVRHRQVTKMLFVLVIVFGICWAPFHTDRLMWSFISHWTSEHLVMFQYVHIISGVFFYLSSAANPILYNLMSTRFRDVFREVMCRRTRHPVARKHSLSVTRVTLRSTICELPSTNGVPITEGEDCNIFLDGILNNEATTLT, encoded by the exons ATGAGATGTAACAGCAGTTCCCACCCGTTGGCAAACTTCACTGCAGTGAATGAGGACTTTTGCCTCACTCAGGAAGAATACCTGGAAAAGTATCTCGGCCCACGTCGCTCCTCTGTCTTTATGCCCATGTGCGTTGTTTACCTGCTTATATTTCTCGTGGGGGCAGTGGGCAATGTCTTAACTTGCACGGTGATAGCCCGCAACAAGGTCATGCGGACGCCCACTAATTACTACCTGTTCAGCCTTGCGGTGTCGGACCTACTGGTGCTGATGCTGGGAATGCCTCTTGAGTTGTATGAGATGTGGAGTAACTACCCCTTTGTGTTTGGTAAGGGTGGCTGCTACTTCAAGACGTTCCTCTTCGAAACGGTGTGCTTCGCCTCTATTCTTATCGTGACGTCCCTCAGTGTAGAACGCTACATAGCTGTGATCTACCCTCTCAAGGCCAAGTTTGTGGTGACCAGAACCCATGCCAAGAGGGTTATCCTGGCCATGTGGATCATCTCAGTGCTGTGCGCTATACCCAACACCAGCCTGCATGGCATAGTCTCTCTGCCATCTGCCACGGGTCAGGAAATCCCAGAGTCGGCTATCTGCATGCTGGTAAAGCCACGCTGGATGTATAACGTCATCATCCAGATCACCACGCTGCTCTTCTTTCTGCTGCCGATGTTCACCATCAGCTGGCTGTACCTGCTCATTGGGCTGCAGCTGAAGCGGGAGAAGATTCAGCAGGTGCTGAAAGGCCAGTCCGCCCACGACCAAGATGGCTGCTGCAACTCTCACAGCCAGCAGCAGAAAGTGCGCCACCGGCAGGTCACTAAAATGCTTT TTGTGTTAGTCATAGTGTTTGGGATCTGCTGGGCGCCCTTCCACACCGACCGTCTGATGTGGAGTTTTATCAGCCACTGGACCAGCGAACACCTGGTGATGTTCCAGTACGTCCACATCATCTCCGGCGTCTTCTTCTACCTCAGTTCTGCCGCCAACCCCATCCTGTACAACCTCATGTCCACCCGCTTCCGGGATGTGTTCAGGGAGGTGATGTGCCGTCGCACTCGGCACCCGGTGGCCAGAAAGCACTCCTTAAGCGTGACCAGAGTGACCCTGCGCAGCACCATATGCGAACTCCCATCCACCAATGGCGTACCCATCACAGAGGGAGAGGACTGCAACATTTTCTTGGATGGAATCCTGAATAATGAGGCCACTACTTTAACATAA
- the LOC111860449 gene encoding uncharacterized protein, which yields MCYSIKRLFSVYLSLLLLSHEVVQAEEITGTVGQDVRLNFTGQIMSKNTVKTVSLYKDGTKIGECSHADTNCICTRGSFTKNSQGVIVSISNLTMADSGNYYVTFFDNSPNFHESKLVSLVVHFQELTTDSSPPYRSNGNDFQEASSENFLYVYIIIALCFISVMMPSVLLSFFCQTPKRSSGHHQIPRSSNQFQVPSEAAMSVCPMEYVALDFPGSLNADKKAKRNGKPVKLQETVEYATISFPQG from the exons ATGTGTTACTCCATAAAGCGACTCTTCTCCGTCTATCTGTCGTTGCTGTTACTCAGTCATG AAGTCGTCCAAGCAGAGGAAATTACAGGGACAGTCGGTCAGGATGTCAGGCTTAATTTTACCGGCCAGATCATGTCCAAGAACACAGTGAAGACAGTTAGCCTGTACAAAGACGGCACGAAGATCGGAGAGTGTTCTCATGCAGACACTAACTGCATTTGCACACGTGGTTCATTCACAAAAAATTCCCAAGGAGTGATTGTGAGCATCTCGAATCTGACTATGGCAGATTCCGGGAATTACTATGTCACTTTCTTCGACAACTCACCAAATTTTCACGAGAGCAAATTAGTGTCTCTCGTTGTCCATTTCCAAGAGCTTACGACAG ATTCTTCTCCACCATACAGAAGTAACGGAAATGACTTCCAGGAGGCCTCTTCAGAAAACTTCTTGTATGTGTATATCATCATTGCTCTATGCTTCATCTCCGTGATGATGCCATCAGTGCTGCTGAGTTTTTTCTGTCAGACCCCCAAGAGGAGCTCAG GCCATCACCAAATACCTCGTTCCAGCAATCAGTTTCAG GTGCCGAGCGAGGCGGCCATGTCGGTGTGTCCGATGGAGTATGTGGCTCTGGATTTTCCCGGCAGCCTGAATGCGGATAAGAAGGCCAAGCGGAACGGAAAGCCGGTGAAGCTCCAGGAGACGGTGGAGTATGCCACCATCTCCTTTCCTCAGGGATAG